Sequence from the Rutidosis leptorrhynchoides isolate AG116_Rl617_1_P2 chromosome 3, CSIRO_AGI_Rlap_v1, whole genome shotgun sequence genome:
AGCGATCGTCCTCACATGTCATTtgccacaattttattttatcttttTAAATTTCAGCCAACCAAAACTCTACATGTATGCCTCAAATAAGTAAAAATGATTATTACTGTAGCGATCGTCCTCACATGTCATTTGccacaattttattttatattaCTGTAGCGATCGTCCTCACATGTCATTtgccacaattttattttatcttttTAAATTTCAGCCAACCAAAACTCTACATGTATGCCTCAAATAAGTAAAAATGACAAAACTACCCTTCATAAAGTCATCCACCTACCTTATATTGTTTGTACTACATGCTTAAACATTTATACCATCAGGCACCACTTCATGTGCTCCTGCTTCTTTACACTCCTACACCAACTTCCAATCTTTATGACCATTTGTTATGGTAGAAAACTAGAAAacatcaaaacttttttttttcagttAAAGCAAATTATTACTGTAGCGATCGTCCTCAAATGTCATTTGCCACATTTTTATTTTATCTTTTTAAATTTCAGCCAACCAAAACTCTACATGCATGCCTCAAATAAGTAAAAATGACAAAACTACCCTTCATAAAGTCATCCACCTACCTTATATTGTTTGTACTACATGCTTAaacattatatacctatatctaaaaggtaaagtggaaatgcatagtactattcattttttcACTTTTcgtaaacttaaccccctaactttcattaaaatacaaatcgaacccccattttatacgtatatttttttcccaaatttcacaagtttaaccccctaacttttattaaaatacaaatcgaacccccactttactaactttttttttaactaatattcaattttcacaaacttaaccccctaacttttattaaaatacaaatcgaacccccactttatacgtaaagttttttcaaatttcacaaacttaacccactaatttttattaaaatacaaatcgaacccccactttactaacttttttttttaaaataaaacccgaacgctaaaagaagcaactttcacaaaaggaacaacctttCAATATTATGTCgaaagatcaagacttttttttaactcgcattcaaaacagagcccccggcgcgaagcgcgagctccacaactagtttatacCATCAGGCACCACTTCATGTGCTCCTGCTTCTTGACATCTACACTCCTACAACAACTTCCAATCTTTATGACCATTTGTTATGGTAGAAAACTAGAAAACATCAAAACTTTTTTTTCTTTCAGTTAAAAAACGATATACTCTACTATATACAGTGAAATAAAGACTTTATATACTCTTATTAAACAATACGAAGTAAGAAATAAAATATTCTCCTAGGATATGATATTTATAAATAtggatattaatttatatatatatatatatatatatatatatatatatatatatatatatatatatatatatatatatatatatatatatatatttattaaaatcctataatgatgatgtcattattaggataattcatttgttaagaaaaaattaaaatttgaaaaaaaatctaaacccttaaggtgatgtcattaatctaattaatgactaattaaattaaatctacttatttatttattttatgttttttgagaaaaaaaatatactctcattaaatattaattattattatattattatttaaattcaaATATTGAGTTCtacgttatatatgtatacgaaatacaCGTCTTAATAAAAGGTTCTATGTagacttttatgacaagaaaaatagtaattgtgatgaaaattgaaagatgaTGGTGAGAGAATATATGTagtaatgtagttcatttattccgaccaagttaagtacatcaatgtgtctgtaaaaacaacgagaagtttcttagtcggaatctgtcgggtcattaaactaaatgactttagcgtttaaatttacttaatacctaaaatatatcattatactgtttcgtttaaacaaactcgtggttccacatGTCATTTCAATAGTTTTGTCTAAAACTAAATAAATCAGGTTTAGGGTATGTTTGACAAAACtagctgcaagcgtttagctgCAGGCGTTTAGCTGAAACTTTTTAAATGTATTTTAATTGTTTGGCAAAGTAGCTGGAGCTGTTATAAAataagtaaaatgacaaaaatggacactagaaaaaatacttaaatatcattattttagttTAATAAAACATAGTCATTACCaaataaccgaaaacatatataatactactaataaccgaAAACATACCTTGAAATACGACATGTATCTTTTGTCGTTCATGATTTGAGGTGGTATTAGTTGAAAAGTTGAATCTTTTGGTCTTATAATGTTGCGTACCAGACCTTGGAAACCTATCTCTACCAATTATCTCTACATAATCTGTATTTACCCTTTTTACTATGAGCAGAATACCATGAGGAGAATATATTATTACGTGGCCATGCATAAAATATATTGCTACATGGAGTATTTACGTGGGAGGTTTTATAATTATGGAAGGATAATTCGGTAAATAAGTTTGCAAACGCTATTCCATTTTCTTAAACGCTTGTTGAAGCAACGTTTGAGATTGGAGCTTTTTCACAATCCTAAAAGCTAGAAGCTCTTTTAAACAAACGGAGCTAAATATTAGTTAGGAGCTTTTTCATAAAAACTAAAAGTTAAAAGCTCTAAAAAGCTTCAAAAATCTCTTTGTTACGCCTTCTCGTAAAGCTTTTAGATTCCTTCAACAACTCAactcatatattatattatattatatattatattatattaataatattatatattatatttatatttattctgatgattcatatattcatatacatacacACCTCAATTATCGTCTATCTATCGTTACAATATATTAAGATCAATTCATCCTTTTATCAAAATATCAGCCTTTAATTATATAATCGATCTCGCGTTCGTTTCAATATCACCAAGGTTAGTTACCGATTCTTCGATTACTTTTAGGAATTGACATTTTCTAATTAAgtgttaattaaattaattaatagtCTCGATGATTTGAATTCTGTTAATAATTACTTGTTAATTGATTCGAATTATTTTAATTCGATTCTGCTATTACTTCTCTAATCCGACACAGAGAGTTGATTTTAGGATCGGTTTAGCTTGTGAttaaatttattttcagatatctTACGTGATCCGTTTGTGATTTATTAGATTTACATCGTTACTGTGTTGCTATGGTTCTCATAAACTATAGAAGATTCAATTGCTGTAATTTTGTAAAAGATGTTGGGAATCAAATACTAAATCTAttatcattttatgtatatattaaatatattaatattaatatttgttattTTTGTTGAAAATTTcagaaatttatgtatttttaccaTTATAGAAGTGACCTACCTCTatgaatttatttttattaattcgaAAATATTATGTTTTTTGATGATAACGAGAAGGGAGAGGCAAATTAATCATATTTTGATGGTAAAAAAACTTGGAAATTTTTGACTGActtttagagcctaaattaaattttcaGGCAGGATTTATAACCCATGGCgtcttaatttatttttatttttattttatttttttaaaaactttttcctacctattggccggaggtccgctcggaagcaatctctctatccgtcgatcTCTCTATCCGACGAATAGAGAGATGACTTTCTTTACTTTTGAGAGTTTTTTAAGTGGATAAATGATTTGTCTTTATTCTCGAatagggaatgattgtctacatctcatctCCACACCACACCACGTATGTTGTTGTGCTGTGATGCTAATTAAGGTGTTAAAACCTAGATATTCTAAATTGATCTAACAATTAATTAGTTGAAATGAGAAATTTGATAACAATTAAATAGTTGAAATTTGATATAGTTAGGATATCCGTTTTCGTTATTTACTCTTAATAATGTTATAATCTTATATACATGATTCTTGTGCCATTGCTAATTAAGTCTGTTTTTCTTTTTCCTTTATTCTTTCAGATGTCATACTCAAGGAGATCAAGGTACGTGTATGTCTGTTTTTTAAATACAAAATACATATATGATATATacatcatacatatacatattatcaAGGCAATTGTGTTTATTTACTTATTTACTTATTGTCTTGGTTTCAGGTATTCCCCCTCTCCTTCACCACCGCACAAACGTTACGACAGGTCTTTATCGAGGTCCAGATCAAGGAGTCTGTAAGTTTGCATTCATATCTTCACACAGCTTGATCACTCTTGAAGTTTAGTTGAATATAAGTGGTTTTTAATTGTAATTGAATGATCTGCAGGAGCTATGATGCAAGTGATGTTGAAAACCCTGGAAATAATTTGTATGTGACAGGTTTATCGCCTCGTATTACTAAGAGGGACCTCGAGAAACATTTCTCATCAGAGGGAAAGGTAATTCTTCAAGCTGTATAttgtaatttataattaaattaagtTTAATGCGAGTACTATTATGTTTAGTATAGGGGATTAACTGTTTTCTGTTGATGTGAATGATAACAATCAACGTTGATATAATTGTGAATGTGTTTTGCCAGGTGGAAGATGTTCACCTTGTGATGGATCCTCGGACTCGTGAATCTCGTGGATTTGGGTTTATATCAATGTCTAATGTTAAAGAAGCGGATAGATGCATCAAGTACTTAGATGGGTCGGTCCTCGAGGGCCGTGTCATCACAGTCGAGAAGGTAAATGTTTCTAATTCCTACCGTTTCCTGCAATTTGCTAGTTCCTTTGTGAGCCTATATACGTACGGGTCGTTTGTTTTTAGTTGTTTGTAATTAAGTTTAAAACTTGTTTGCTATGCGGGTAAGATGTTGTATTTGACAGACTTTGGTGTGTATGTTGCAGCTCTTCATCAAAGTTCCAAACTAACAAATCACATCACAAGCAAATATCAGACTATCAACCCAAAGGGTTGTATATCTCACAATTCTTTTATTATTTTCGTGCATTTTATTCTTATTTTTAAATATTTGATGCTCCTACAAATTTTCTTGTCTGTTTTCAATACGGAAAGACTACAAtgcgtaagttttaatattttggttTCTCCAACTCATACCCTTCTTTCGAAACTGCAGGCCAGGAGACGCAGAGGCCGGACACCTACTCCAGGAAGGTATCTTGGACTGACGACTGTCCGTGGTATGTATCTGAACCATTATTAAATATATCTCATTGTTGAATATCAGTATCAGTAATGGTACTTATAATGGTACTTTTACTAACGTGTTATCTTTCTACAAGTTCCTTGTTGTACTTACGCTCATTGTTCATATAGGTCGTCGTAGATCTCGAACTTACTCTTCTACGAGGAGTCGTTCTCCATGCTACTCATCTGAAAGAGATAGGAGCAGAAGCAGATCATACTCTCCGTATTATAGTAGGCGGCGTCGTAGATCGTACTCTCGTGGAAGGTCATACTCCTCGCGTTCTAGCTCCCCAGATGAAACGCGCAGATCTTACACCCCAGATCGTTACTACAGGAGAAGCCGATACCGTTCTAGATCATACACCCCAGAAGACGGTTACTACAGGAGAACCCGATACCGTTCTAGATCATACAGCCCAGAAGACCGTTACTACAGGAGAACCCGATACCGTTCTAGATCATACAGCCCAGAAGACCGTTACTACAGGAGAACCCGATACCGTTCTAGATCATACAGCCCAGAAGACCGTTATTACAGGAGGAGCCGATACGACTCAAGGGACTATTCACCTGACTATAGACGATCACACAAGTACTACTACAGGGATTATGATTATTCACCTGTGTACAGGAGCAGGCGTTATAGATATGTTTCTCGTAGCGTTTCTTCTTCACCGAGGAGGCATTACAGGGGTTACTCTTCTAGCGTCTCCCCGGTTAGGTCAAGGAGAAGTATCTCGCAACGATCGCGAAGGAGCTCAAGGAGGAGTTACTCTCCAAGCGTATCCCCTGTTCGGTCTCCTTCAAGGAGCTGCTTAAGTAGGAGTGGAAGTGTCTCGAGGTCGCAGACTCCTAGGTCTGCATCGCTTGATTAAATCAAAATGTACGAGAACTTTAGTATGGTACGTGCGTATTAGTTTTAACTAGGTATGGACTTGAAGTGGGGCTACTATATGCTGTTTGATTGCCATCTTTATTTTAAACCAGTTTTTAAACTTCAACTTCGCTGTTCGGCTTGGATTTCTATGTCTATGCATTTTGGTTGTTGAACATTTGATCTGACAAGTTTATGTGAATTACCTTGAAACTTATATATGTTTGAAGCTAAACTTAAATCTGGTTTTGTGGGGTCTGTAATTTATGTCCACTGTGTATATGTTGAACAAGGTCTTGGTACGTATTCCAGCATTGATGCGTGTTTGAACCTAACAAATTTGGAACTTGAATAAATGGAAGAAATGTAGTTATTCATTCTAGGTTATAACATCTTATAGCGCATTTTCCTTAACTATGATacatatacaatatacatatagagATCTTTCTTTTATGTGCGTGTAATCCAGGTAACCTTttaacaaaaaaagaaaaagaaaaaaatgttaGGATCCTCTACACAAAACCTGTCAAGTTCGGTTCTGTCATACATTTGAGCAACCTGGTTTGCAGCTGCTGTAACCTCATTATACACTtgctatattaaattaaataatagatcaaaacgtatatttttttaatTTGTATGAGCCATTCTAGTCCACGGGACTAGTATGAAACTCCATCTAGTTTGAGTTTAAAAAGGACTTTTACCTGAGGCATAATTACAGAATGAAAATATGATTAAACACGAGAAGCGGTCAAATTTTTTATTCTTATTTAAATTATTTTAGTATACACTAAAGCATCATTTTTGCTCTAGTTGCTTAAAACAGTAGCTATATATACTTTACACACAGAACAATTTATTTAAAGCATTAATACTCCAGGCTAATCAAACCAGAAGAGCAAACATATTTTCAAATTTTGCTTCTAGTTCTAGAAAATAGCGAATTTCGTCCTTCAGCAATCACATCTCCTGTTGCTTTGTTCTTCACAACAACAAGAATTCCGTTATACGGCCCTTTTCCACCCAGAAGCTTTGAGCTAATCTCCAACTCATCCTGCCCAAAAATGTTCATTTTTAGAACATATGCGTGCGTGCAAACAACCCCATCACATACAAGGTTTCTATAACCCCGGTACCAAGCTGGCCCAATAACTTGTAAATCAATACAGATCAATAGTAGAAGTCGGGTTACCCCACAACCAAGTCTTATAACTTTTTTCATATCACGAGATGGCCTAGTGGTTGGCTCCTTGACATCCCGTCTCAAGCTCAAATCTCATTAGAAACATATCTTGGGGTGGCCATAAAAGGATCGGAAACATTCACGGATACCCGGTTAAGTCTCGTACATATAAATAAAAATACTCGCCCTCCCCGCTAACCTAATTTTTCAAATCATTTCCCCAAAatctttacccaaaaaaaaaagaaaaatcatTTCACCAAATAATTCAAGGGCGCACCACAACATATTAGACTTGTCCtatatttttttttcctattttgAGTGGCTTGCTAGCCAATTTAGCTTCACAAACAAACCCAACTCTTCCAAATTTAATGCAACAAAATCAATATGGCAGACTCAATTCCTAATTGCTAAAGAGCCAATTAATAAAATCATGTAATGCAAACTTAttgaattttatcattttaaaataGTTTACAATATCACATACCTTGCAAGTACTGAGTACTTGAACCTTTATGTTTTATGACGTGAAGGCCAATGACATTTCTTACACAACGAATATGCCCAAACGTACATACATGGTTGTAAAAGTCCCCGACTAGTCTCCAACGTCGATCAAAGTCATATTTATTATTTCAAAGTCGGATTTATTCGGTCGAAATAGGTTAAATACAGTCAAAAGTTGGTCAACCTCCTACTAGTCACTGACTTGTCCGATTGGTCCCTATAGGGCTTAGGCCCCGACTAGTAGGGGTACAATAAAAAATGCAAAAACATGTACAAAACTTACATTGAGCTTGGCAGTAGAAAGGTAAGAAATAGACATGTCCACTGATACAGTTATAGGTACATCTTTTAAATACAGCACACTCGCGCCAATCTCATCTACTAAACACGCAATTGCTCCAACAGCCAGATTTCCATCCCTATCCTGATTTTATTTCAGGGAAAAGAATAATCACATCAAAAGTCACAAATCTAATCTACGAGTGATCAACCAATCAGTATACTTCAAACCCAAAACAACGGTTTCAGTATAGATatggaaagcaaaaaaaaaaaaatgtaacaataataatacacgAAACTGATATTCGTGCTTCAGatacatatatacaatatataccTTGTTATGATCTATCGAATTCGATTGAATTGGAGAGTTTAGGTTTTAGAGAGAGAAACTAGATCTTAGAGAGAGAGGACGCAAACATGAAATTAACAATCTAGAACATTCCACTAGATCTCTTGAACATGGAATATGACATCACTTATAATCGAAGGGGTTAGTGGGTATTTATAGCCCAATAAACCAGTCCCTTTACATTTTTTTGAGCGGCAATTTTggcatcgaatcctctcatttgtcactcaagcacccgttaggaagaaactcctcgcATCCATCGCGCAAAGCGTACCCGGAATGCTTTATGTTAACTGCTTGACCCGCACAGAGTGGATCAAAAtataatttacatttttattttagtCTTAACATACCTAAATATGTTGGGATTCTTATCCAATAAAAAAAGGAGTTGGGATTGCTAATTATAAATTATCTTACAATACATTGTGTTAGATCTTTGTTTATAAGTGTTTATTGATTACAAAAATACAAAGATAAGCCATGTTTAGAAGGGCAATCATAAATCAACCATCATTTATGATATATCCACTGTAACATTGTAGTTACCAAGTTGTACCATGCATAATGTCATTTGGGTTGgatttattaaaaataatagtgtATCAACTTTGTTTATAGAAGGATGTTTGGATTTGTCAAGATAAGCAATCtatctatatattcatataaacctctaaaatgatgatatCATCATTTCACTAATTATTCTTTAGTTTTTTTAATCATGatgtcattattaattaattaattaattctaatCAAAAAATACAAGATAAATAGCTATTTAAAGATAAAATACTCTATGACCATATGTAAAAACTTTAAAAAAATTGTACAATCTATTACAAAATATTCTATAAACACATGTACGAACTTTGAAGCATAttatacaaccttcatataataattgtattttaatttttttttaaatttcaagagacatttgttattactaataattattattaaaattataaatactcaaattttaagcaaactttattattattgttgtttattattataattataattataattataataatattattgttattcaaatataggttctctttacgggattaattacgttacgtatgtatgcgaaatacatgtcttaaTAAAAGGTtataatgtaggcttttatgacaaggaaaataatAACCGTGATGCAAATCGGAAAGGGGTGGTGGccggtgggagaataaatgtagctcATTTATTCAAACCAAGTTAAGTA
This genomic interval carries:
- the LOC139898634 gene encoding uncharacterized protein → MSYSRRSRYSPSPSPPHKRYDRSLSRSRSRSLSYDASDVENPGNNLYVTGLSPRITKRDLEKHFSSEGKVEDVHLVMDPRTRESRGFGFISMSNVKEADRCIKYLDGSVLEGRVITVEKARRRRGRTPTPGRYLGLTTVRGRRRSRTYSSTRSRSPCYSSERDRSRSRSYSPYYSRRRRRSYSRGRSYSSRSSSPDETRRSYTPDRYYRRSRYRSRSYTPEDGYYRRTRYRSRSYSPEDRYYRRTRYRSRSYSPEDRYYRRTRYRSRSYSPEDRYYRRSRYDSRDYSPDYRRSHKYYYRDYDYSPVYRSRRYRYVSRSVSSSPRRHYRGYSSSVSPVRSRRSISQRSRRSSRRSYSPSVSPVRSPSRSCLSRSGSVSRSQTPRSASLD
- the LOC139898635 gene encoding uncharacterized protein codes for the protein MEKKNALEHLRVTQSDADRVTGLSIPPQPPEALHSFYEEFSIKGIRVDRFQPGFVSCSFTVPPRLTDRDGNLAVGAIACLVDEIGASVLYLKDVPITVSVDMSISYLSTAKLNDELEISSKLLGGKGPYNGILVVVKNKATGDVIAEGRNSLFSRTRSKI